Proteins encoded in a region of the Zea mays cultivar B73 chromosome 4, Zm-B73-REFERENCE-NAM-5.0, whole genome shotgun sequence genome:
- the LOC103655865 gene encoding LOW QUALITY PROTEIN: L-type lectin-domain containing receptor kinase IX.1 (The sequence of the model RefSeq protein was modified relative to this genomic sequence to represent the inferred CDS: inserted 1 base in 1 codon; deleted 3 bases in 3 codons), giving the protein MAEEGSAGCFDDEAMEDDVREIGINIFRYQDLAIATNGFSEXFLQGPLTTVYRGFLEDLRLHVAIKRVSKGSRQGKKEYVSELKIIRRLRHRNLYVQLVGSWCHHGVGELLLVYELMPNGSLDSRYPSSSYADRILPWTVRQERLLRIASALLYLHDEWDQCVLHRDIKPSNIMLDASFNTKLGGFGLARLVDHGRASYTTVLAGTMSYMDMDPECMVTGRASTESADIYSFGIVLLEIACGRVPLVVRRDDDVVIHLAQRVSELYHGGQVLGAADPQLNGNFNVEEMECAVVGGLWCVHPDRSMRPSIRQAVTVSMLWSEAEVPKLPVRMPPPAALVGSLLLLGQSN; this is encoded by the exons ATGGCAGAGGAAGGCTCAGCAGGCTGTTTCGACGACGAGGCCATGGAAGACGATGTTAGAGAAATAGGCATTAATATATTTCGCTACCAGGACCTGGCCATTGCCACCAACGGCTTCTCGG AGTTTCTACAGGGGCCATTGACCACAGTGTACAGGGGCTTCTTGGAGGACTTGCGCCTCCATGTCGCCATCAAGAGAGTTTCTAAGGGATCCAGGCAGGGGAAGAAGGAGTACGTTTCCGAG CTGAAGATCATAAGGCGGCTGAGGCATCGTAACCTC TACGTGCAGCTCGTCGGCAGCTGGTGCCACCACGGCGTTGGGGAGCTCCTTCTTGTGTATGAGTTGATGCCCAATGGCAGCCTCGATAGTCGATACCCATCATCTTCATACGCTGATAGGATATTACCCTGGACAGTGAGGCAAGAACGAC TCTTAAGGATCGCGTCGGCACTCCTGTACCTGCAC GATGAGTGGGACCAGTGCGTTCTGCACAGGGACATTAAGCCGAGCAACATAATGCTGGACGCGTCCTTCAACACCAAGCTCGGAGGCTTCGGGCTGGCGAGGCTTGTCGACCACGGCCGGGCCTCCTACACCACGGTGCTCGCCGGCACCATGAGTTACATGGACATGGACCCAGAGTGCATGGTCACCGGGAGAGCCAGCACGGAGTCAGCAGATATCTACAGCTTCGGCATCGTCCTGCTGGAGATCGCATGCGGTCGGGTGCCCCTCGTGGTCCGGCGGGATGACGACGTCGTCATCCATTTGGCTCAGCGGGTGTCGGAGCTGTACCACGGGGGACAGGTCCTCGGCGCGGCCGACCCACAGCTCAACGGCAATTTCAACGTGGAAGAGATGGAGTGCGCCGTCGTCGGCGGCCTCTGGTGCGTGCACCCTGACCGGAGCATGAGGCCGTCCATCAGGCAGGCTGTTACTGTTAGTATGCTTTGGTCTGAGGCGGAAGTACCAAAACTCCCTGTGAGGATGCCGCCGCCGGCAGCTCTTGTGGGTTCCTTGTTGCTTTTGGGACAATCTAATTAA